The DNA sequence TTTTCGACCCGCAGCGCCGGATCGGCGAGCTTTTTCGGGAAACCCCAGATCTCGCGGCCTCCGGCGATCGGCGCATCATCGTTCAGGAACATGGAATGGACGTAGCCGCCCGCGACGCCGTCTAGCGTGACCGGGATCACCTGGCCGCTTTCGGTGTAATCGCCAAACCCCGTGGAGTCCGGCATGCGGATGAATTCATATTTCACCAGCGGCTCGGGGATCTCCAGCGGCTCGGGCACGACGCGGCGCAGGGCCTCCATGTCGGTGCAGTAGGTGATCGTCAGGAATTCGCGATTGACGAAACGATAGGGCCCCTTCGGATAGGACGGGCTGGTTACGGGCATCGCAAAGGCATTCGCGACCAGGTCGGACATTTTCATCGGGAGGCTCCTTGTTCTTCGCGTGTTCCGAGGTCAAAGACCTGAAGACCGTCGGTTCCCACGCAGCGTGATTTCCAGGTTTGGTGTGACAGCGTGCGGGCGACATCCTCGCGGCCCGCGGCCCAGTGGTCGGCCATCGACTGGCGCGAGAATTCGTAGTCCTTGCCGCTGCCCTCGAACCCTTCCTTGCGGTGGATGAGATGGACCAGAGTGATCGGGCAGGACGGACCGGCCCCGCGCAGGACCGCCAGATCGGGATCGTCCTGTAAGGCTTCGGGCAGTTTTGCGGCAAACCGTTCCGCCGCGCTGCGCAGCGCGTGCAGATCGCGGTAGCGGTCGGTGGTAAGGCGGGTCCGGCTGGAGTAGCGGATGTCCTTCTCGCGCTGCTGGACTTCGATGATGTCCACAGGCAGCCTGTCGCGGGCATTGAAGAGATCGACCTGAAAAACGCAGAGCGGTTTTTCGCCTTTGGCCTCTTCCATCACGTATTGCAGCGGCGTGTTCGACACGAGGCCCCCGTCCCAGTACCAGCGCCCGTCGATCTCGACCGCCGGAAAGCCCGGGGGCAGGGCACCGCTGGCCATGATATGGCGCGCGTCGATACGGGAGGTGCGGCTGTCGAAATAGGTGAAGTTGCCGGTTTCGACGTCGGTTGCGCCGACGCAAAGCCTGGGACCGCCGTTGTTGAGAAGATCGAAATCGAACAGTTCGTTCAATGTCGCCGCAAGGGGGGTGGTGTCATAAAAGCTCAGGCTCGGATGCGGTGCGAAGGGCCAGTAGGTCGTGGGCAGTCGCGGCGCGAAGAAACCGGGCGCGCCGGCCATGGACACTTCGGCAGCTGCCAGTTCCGAAAAGGCACGCCGGAGGGTGCCGCCATGAAACGGGACGGTCATGGCCAGATTCGACGTGATCCTGTTCCAGAACGTCTCCAACGCGGCAATACGGCTGCCCTGGCGGTTCCCGCATATGAGCGCGGCATTGATCGCGCCGATTGAAATCCCGGCCAGCCAGTCAAACGAGAACCCGGCCTCGTCGAGGGCCGAAAACGCCCCGGCCTGGTAGGCACCAAGCGCGCCGCCGCCCTGAAGGACCAATGCATTCAATTCTGTCGAGGGCATGTCGATCAATCCTTTCAGGCGTGGCATCTTGCCGGTGACGGACATCTAGGATCGCACTTCGGCGCCAACCTTTCGGCAAGTTTACATTCGCGACAGGTTCGCCAAATGCTTTGAAAAAAAAGAAAAAACCCGCCACCTTCGGTGACGGGCATTCGCGGTTCCGGGCCGGGCACGGGTCAGTTCCCCGTCAACCACCCTCGCCGGTTATCGTCGGATGGCGGGACCCCGCCATATACCGCGTCACAGGCTTTCTGTTCGAAGGCGCTGACATTTGCCTCGTGCCGGTGATTGGCCGGCGCGTCGGAGTTGAGTTAGCTGCAGAATGCCGTGATCATAATATCTTTGACGTCCGCATGCGTGGCGTCTGGACAGTGGGCGCGGATGTGTTGGGCCAACTCATGAAGCGAATGAACGTCAAGCTCGCCGGTTCCGACGGTCCTGGCCAGCTTTGAAGGTCAAGAGGTCTTGCCGAGGCGGACGCACGGATCGCCGGTCGGTGACGGCGTTCGCTCGCCCGTTTCACGTCCGTCGAGAAGATACCGCCACCAAGGCCATAGCGGCTGTCGTTGGCGATCCGCGTCGCATCCCCGTCATCCTTGGCCCGGATCACCGAGGCCACGGGGCCGAACAACGCGTCTTCGCAGGCGGGTTGACCGGGCGCGACGTCGACAAGAACGGTTGCAGGATAGTATGTGCCTTGACCGTCTGGCACTTCGCCGCCGCACAAGCACCTTCACGCCTTTCGCCACACTTTCCTCGACCTGCTGGGCAACGACGCCCGGCTCGCTCGCTGCCAGTCATGGTGGCGCCGCGCACCTGATCATTGGCGATGACCCGGTCGGACTGGTCGTAGGCGACCACCAGAGCGGTGAACAGGGTCTCCGGCAGATTGGCGCGGCCCATCAGGTTGCGCAGGAACAGACCGCTTCCCGTGCAGCTCGAACCGTGTTTGAGCAGGACGTCGTTTCCGATCATCAGGTTGGCGACGGCGTATCGGATGACTTGGCAGCACGGGAAATTCCAGCACTGAATGCCATGGATCGTGCCGATCGCTGCATAAGTGATGACGCCCTGACCTTCGGGAATGCCGCGTTTCTCTTCCGCCAGTTCTTTCGAACCCTGCCCGGCTGTGAAATCGCGGATCGCTGCGCAACGGTCGAATTCATTGCGGCTGTCGCCGATCAGCCTACCGATCTCGCGGGTCATGAGCTGCGCAAAGTCCTCCTTGCTGTCACGACGTGCTTCCCCGATCGCCTTGATCTTCGCTGTCCGGTCTTCCCGCGAGACAAGGCGCCGTCGATCGAAGGCGTCGTGGCAGGCCTGGATCGCGGCTTCGACCTGTTGACCCGACATGAGATCATAGGTGTCGATGACGTCGCCGTTGGTGGGATTGATGGTCTTGATTGCGTGTTCCTCGTTCGCTGTGGTCAGGAGGCCAACCCGACCCGGTCGAGATGTTTCCATGACAGTCGCGAAGGTGACCCGAGTGGGCAGCACGTATCGTTAGTAGAGCCAAGAAAGAACGCCCCTGGCCCATCTTTCAGACGACGCGCCGAAGCAATCGTGCAGGCTGTCCGCCGCGATTACGCTGCCAAGGGCGAGACGTCCCAGAAGGCTCAAGCCTTGCACGGGCTTGCCGTCGTCGCCAATCAACCGCCCGTCGGACGCCGTGTGGGCCCCCAGGTCTTCCAGCGTCGTGAGGTTTCCATCCGCGATCAGCCCGCAGATCAGGGCTGACTCCACCCGCTGCGGAACCGGAGGGGGCAGGACGGCGTCGATCATGACCGTCGCGGTCACGCTGCGGTCCCGGACTTTCAGCTGCCAGCCGGTGTCTATCGGCGAAATATCGGGGTCGCGGGCCCATTCGGTGGATACGATACCGGCGTCCATCAGAGCCATCAGTTCTCGGCAGGCGCTGACCGGCGGCCCGTAGGAGTAACGCTTGAGGCCCTCATCGAACCCCACAATCGCCGCGGCCGTGGCAGGGGGCGTATCCGTCGGGTTGTAGGCCTGCCGCAACGGATCCTGCCACTTGCGCCAGAGTTGACCGACGCCATAGCCAATCGACGGCGGGCTGACGCCCTCCGCCATTGCCACCCCGTTCATCAGGACTTCCAACGCCGAGGCATCCTCCTGGCAGCCTGGATCTGACCATTCACGCCCCAGCCAGTCGCACACGGCAGAATGGCTGTCTTCTGTTCCGAAGGTCGCCAATATGCGCGATACGGGCGAAGCGAGCGCTCCTGTCAAATGGGCCTGCGCCGCTTCAGCCGTGCCTGTCGAAGCTTTGGACACGGCCTTTCTGAAGACGCCTGTTTCGTCTGGTGTCGGCTCATATCGGACGTCGATTTCACCGGTGGCAGGTTTGGGATAGGGCGGTTTGCCGTCTATCGAAAAGGGCACGATGCAGGCCGGTTCCCGACCGGACGCGACGTACTGCCCGCCGATGAAGCGGCCGCCCTGACCAACTGTCAGAACGCGGATGACGTCGAAGGATGACAGGGCAAAGCCCCTTATCGCGACTGCCTGACCGGACCACTCGTCGGCCGCCTTTTCCAGCAACCGTGCCGGATAGGCAGCGGCGAGCGTTCCGCCGTGGTCGGCTGCATGGGCCTTCCATTCGGCCAGTTGATCGTCGGGCCGGGTCGGCGGCTGGCCCGGGACCATCAGTATTTCTGCGTAAGGTCCGTGAGTGCTGGACCCCGCGCGGACATGCCAGGTAGCGCCGTCGCGTTGAAGGCTCTCAACCTGTTGGGGGTAGTGCCGGATCTTCAATGTTGTCGCAGCGTCTTTCAGCTTGGCAAATCGCTGTTCAAGATACTGTCCCAACTCTGCGCGCGGCGGAAAGTCATCTTCGCCGATCCGGCGGCCCAGCCATTGTGCAAACGGGGCAAAGTCGAGCGCCTCTGGCCGACGCAGGTCAATCTCCCGCAGGGGAGTATTCAGCAGACAGTGCCGAGGCTCCCGCGGGTCGAAATTGGGGCCCGCGCCCGGCTCGGGATAGATATCGAAGATGTCGACTTCTACACGAACCCCGCGCGCCGTCGCGCAGTCGGCGAGGGCTTCCAGCGCCCCCAGACCGCGAGGACCCAGCCCGATGATCGCAATTTTCTGAAATGCCCGTTTCGCCAAACGTCCTGACCCAATGTCGAATGTCGCAGGCTGTTCGAGTGTCGCCGCGAGATTGATTTGCTTCGCCCCGTCATAGCATGGCCGAGATAGAACACGTATCGTTCGCTTGGAAACAAGGCTAGTCCGCAGGCAAAGCCGACAATCGCTCGGTCTTGGAACTTTTCGCCCGCTTGTTCGTTTCGAAGGGATGAGCGCACGCTGGCACGGGCGGGACACGGGCTGTCATCCGACGGGTAGGACACTTTTCGTTATCTTTCTTTTCACCGCGCTGGCAGGTTGCGGACGCGAACAGTCTGCTCTCAATCCTGCCGGCTACGACGCGTCCTCCATATCTTTGCTTTTCTGGACCATGCTCGGCGGGGCAGTCGTCCTGTGGCTGCTGGTCAACGGTGCCTTCTACTACATGTCCAGCGTACGGCCCGGTGCGGTCGACAAGCGTCATGCCCGCCACATCCTGATCGGCGGCGGGATCATCCTGCCCGTGGTCGTCCTCACCGCCCTGCTGGCTTGGGGACTGAGTATCCTGCCGGACCCACGGCGCCCGGGCGACGGCCTGGTCGTAAGGGTGACGGGTGAACAATGGTG is a window from the Sulfitobacter sp. THAF37 genome containing:
- a CDS encoding aldehyde dehydrogenase family protein; this encodes METSRPGRVGLLTTANEEHAIKTINPTNGDVIDTYDLMSGQQVEAAIQACHDAFDRRRLVSREDRTAKIKAIGEARRDSKEDFAQLMTREIGRLIGDSRNEFDRCAAIRDFTAGQGSKELAEEKRGIPEGQGVITYAAIGTIHGIQCWNFPCCQVIRYAVANLMIGNDVLLKHGSSCTGSGLFLRNLMGRANLPETLFTALVVAYDQSDRVIANDQVRGATMTGSERAGRRCPAGRGKCGERREGACAAAKCQTVKAHTILQPFLSTSRPVNPPAKTRCSAPWPR
- a CDS encoding aldehyde dehydrogenase family protein, giving the protein MPDGQGTYYPATVLVDVAPGQPACEDALFGPVASVIRAKDDGDATRIANDSRYGLGGGIFSTDVKRASERRHRPAIRASASARPLDLQSWPGPSEPASLTFIRFMSWPNTSAPTVQTPRMRTSKIL
- a CDS encoding acetoacetate decarboxylase, which gives rise to MKMSDLVANAFAMPVTSPSYPKGPYRFVNREFLTITYCTDMEALRRVVPEPLEIPEPLVKYEFIRMPDSTGFGDYTESGQVIPVTLDGVAGGYVHSMFLNDDAPIAGGREIWGFPKKLADPALRVEKDTLVGTLDVGSVRVATGTMGYKHRELDHDTVLKGFAAPNFMLKIIPHVDCTPRICELVRYYTVDVTLKGAWEGPAGLELHQHALAPVADLPVREVLGAVHLMTDLTLGLGDVVHDYLA
- a CDS encoding patatin-like phospholipase family protein; translation: MPSTELNALVLQGGGALGAYQAGAFSALDEAGFSFDWLAGISIGAINAALICGNRQGSRIAALETFWNRITSNLAMTVPFHGGTLRRAFSELAAAEVSMAGAPGFFAPRLPTTYWPFAPHPSLSFYDTTPLAATLNELFDFDLLNNGGPRLCVGATDVETGNFTYFDSRTSRIDARHIMASGALPPGFPAVEIDGRWYWDGGLVSNTPLQYVMEEAKGEKPLCVFQVDLFNARDRLPVDIIEVQQREKDIRYSSRTRLTTDRYRDLHALRSAAERFAAKLPEALQDDPDLAVLRGAGPSCPITLVHLIHRKEGFEGSGKDYEFSRQSMADHWAAGREDVARTLSHQTWKSRCVGTDGLQVFDLGTREEQGASR
- a CDS encoding FAD/NAD(P)-binding protein; protein product: MAKRAFQKIAIIGLGPRGLGALEALADCATARGVRVEVDIFDIYPEPGAGPNFDPREPRHCLLNTPLREIDLRRPEALDFAPFAQWLGRRIGEDDFPPRAELGQYLEQRFAKLKDAATTLKIRHYPQQVESLQRDGATWHVRAGSSTHGPYAEILMVPGQPPTRPDDQLAEWKAHAADHGGTLAAAYPARLLEKAADEWSGQAVAIRGFALSSFDVIRVLTVGQGGRFIGGQYVASGREPACIVPFSIDGKPPYPKPATGEIDVRYEPTPDETGVFRKAVSKASTGTAEAAQAHLTGALASPVSRILATFGTEDSHSAVCDWLGREWSDPGCQEDASALEVLMNGVAMAEGVSPPSIGYGVGQLWRKWQDPLRQAYNPTDTPPATAAAIVGFDEGLKRYSYGPPVSACRELMALMDAGIVSTEWARDPDISPIDTGWQLKVRDRSVTATVMIDAVLPPPVPQRVESALICGLIADGNLTTLEDLGAHTASDGRLIGDDGKPVQGLSLLGRLALGSVIAADSLHDCFGASSERWARGVLSWLY